The following proteins are encoded in a genomic region of Reichenbachiella sp.:
- a CDS encoding CmpA/NrtA family ABC transporter substrate-binding protein: protein MNKLTTLITRIVAFSVLLAGMAACSSGTSKSTETEVAIEAPSKTIQLEIEKPQLTFGFIKLTDMAPLAIAKELGFFEDEGLYVTIEAQSNWKNVLDRVIDGQLDGSHMLAGQPIAAGAGFGRQANLVTPFSMDLNGNGITVSNDVWSKMKENIPIDAEGKPVHPIKADALKPVITDYKNNGKAFKMGMVFPVSTHNYEIRYWLAAAGINPGFYTSDNIQGQVDAEVLLSVTPPPQMPATLEAGTIYGYCVGEPWNQQAVFKGIGVPVTTNYDVWKNNPEKVFVMTKEFTEKYPNTAVAVTKALIRAGKWLDTPGNRPKAVGILSMPEYVGADSVVIANSMTGTFEFEKGDKRSMPDFNVFFRYHATYPFYSDGIWFLTQMRRWGQIPEEKPAEWYESTIKDIYRPDIWSKAAGLLAEEGYLSADEIPETDGFKPATAEFIDGITYDGKDPIGYINSFEIGNKDEKILP, encoded by the coding sequence ATGAATAAATTAACCACACTCATCACCCGAATAGTTGCTTTCTCGGTCCTCTTAGCTGGAATGGCTGCTTGTAGCAGCGGTACCTCAAAATCCACCGAAACCGAAGTGGCCATAGAGGCACCAAGTAAGACCATACAATTGGAAATAGAAAAGCCACAGCTGACTTTTGGCTTCATCAAATTGACCGACATGGCTCCATTGGCTATAGCCAAAGAATTGGGTTTTTTCGAAGACGAAGGGCTCTACGTCACCATCGAAGCTCAATCCAACTGGAAGAATGTACTCGACCGAGTAATCGATGGTCAATTAGACGGCTCGCACATGCTCGCTGGCCAGCCGATCGCAGCTGGTGCTGGATTCGGTAGACAAGCCAATTTAGTTACTCCTTTTTCCATGGATTTGAATGGAAATGGTATCACCGTATCCAATGATGTTTGGTCTAAAATGAAAGAGAATATACCCATAGATGCTGAAGGCAAGCCGGTACACCCGATCAAAGCTGATGCCTTAAAGCCTGTAATCACTGATTACAAAAACAATGGTAAAGCATTCAAAATGGGTATGGTATTTCCAGTCTCTACGCACAATTATGAAATCAGATATTGGTTAGCAGCCGCAGGGATTAATCCTGGCTTCTACACTTCAGACAATATCCAAGGGCAAGTAGATGCCGAAGTATTGTTATCCGTAACACCTCCACCACAAATGCCAGCAACATTGGAAGCAGGTACTATTTATGGTTACTGTGTAGGCGAACCATGGAACCAGCAAGCAGTATTTAAAGGTATAGGTGTGCCTGTCACTACCAACTACGACGTATGGAAAAACAATCCTGAGAAGGTGTTTGTAATGACCAAAGAGTTTACTGAAAAGTACCCAAATACGGCAGTAGCAGTAACCAAAGCGTTGATCAGAGCAGGTAAGTGGCTCGACACGCCAGGTAACAGACCAAAGGCTGTAGGCATCTTATCTATGCCGGAATATGTGGGTGCAGATTCAGTAGTAATCGCCAACTCCATGACAGGAACTTTCGAGTTCGAAAAAGGAGACAAGCGTTCTATGCCTGATTTCAACGTATTCTTTAGATACCACGCTACATATCCATTCTACTCAGACGGTATCTGGTTCTTGACTCAGATGAGAAGATGGGGACAGATTCCTGAAGAAAAACCAGCCGAATGGTACGAGTCTACAATCAAAGACATTTACAGACCTGACATCTGGAGCAAGGCTGCTGGATTATTAGCAGAAGAAGGCTACCTATCGGCAGATGAGATTCCTGAAACTGATGGTTTCAAACCAGCTACAGCTGAATTCATCGATGGTATTACCTACGACGGCAAAGATCCAATCGGGTATATCAACAGCTTTGAAATAGGCAACAAGGACGAGAAAATTCTTCCTTAA
- a CDS encoding ABC transporter permease, with amino-acid sequence MKDKIIKVIRFIGLGFLEPLVRLCYGEETQKNATNFVKQALFPVFSILLFLAIWQSGATHLYNKEADRKIEKALKDQGEEAAADMEACIESGDVSCQPNTLPSPAQVWGAYRSLLADHKIIASKKDEFAEKTAKTNAKRAEKGLDPITYTGRPSFVDQILTSLKTVFAGFLLAAIVAIPIGIIIGLSQTLRTSFNWLIQIFKPVSPVVWLLLVFMIIKTLITDPDMDKSFMISFISVGLCAMWATLVNTSMGVSSVDKDFINVSKVLRLSVGKNIFKVILPASIPLIFTGLRITLSVAWMVLIAIELLAQSPGLGSFVWEEFQNGANDSNAKIIVAMFVIGIIGFALDRIMLTIQKFMSFNKAEIA; translated from the coding sequence ATGAAAGATAAAATCATCAAGGTCATTCGCTTTATCGGTCTCGGATTTCTCGAGCCATTAGTCAGACTATGTTATGGAGAAGAAACGCAAAAGAATGCCACCAACTTTGTCAAGCAAGCCTTGTTCCCGGTGTTTTCGATTCTTTTGTTTTTAGCCATCTGGCAATCTGGTGCCACACACCTCTACAACAAAGAAGCTGATAGAAAAATTGAAAAGGCACTAAAAGACCAAGGGGAAGAAGCCGCCGCTGATATGGAAGCCTGTATCGAGTCGGGTGACGTAAGTTGTCAACCAAATACTCTACCATCCCCTGCACAGGTCTGGGGAGCGTATCGCTCTCTGCTGGCGGATCACAAGATCATTGCCTCAAAGAAGGATGAGTTTGCAGAGAAAACGGCCAAGACCAATGCCAAGCGAGCTGAAAAGGGCCTCGACCCAATCACATACACAGGACGTCCTTCATTTGTTGACCAAATACTAACCAGCCTAAAGACTGTCTTTGCTGGCTTTCTTTTGGCGGCGATAGTAGCCATTCCCATCGGAATCATTATTGGCTTAAGCCAAACTTTGAGAACGTCATTCAACTGGTTGATTCAAATTTTTAAGCCTGTTTCTCCCGTGGTTTGGTTACTACTAGTCTTTATGATCATCAAAACCTTGATCACTGACCCAGACATGGACAAGTCGTTTATGATCTCCTTCATCAGTGTAGGGCTATGCGCCATGTGGGCCACATTAGTCAATACGAGTATGGGTGTTTCGTCTGTCGACAAAGACTTCATTAATGTATCGAAAGTATTAAGACTCTCGGTTGGGAAAAATATTTTCAAGGTTATTCTACCCGCTTCAATTCCACTGATTTTTACGGGACTTAGAATCACACTATCAGTAGCATGGATGGTACTTATTGCCATTGAATTGTTGGCGCAAAGCCCGGGACTTGGCTCTTTCGTATGGGAGGAATTTCAGAATGGAGCTAACGACTCCAACGCCAAAATCATCGTGGCCATGTTCGTCATCGGCATCATCGGTTTTGCCTTGGATCGTATCATGCTTACCATTCAGAAGTTCATGTCTTTCAATAAAGCCGAAATCGCTTAA
- a CDS encoding ABC transporter ATP-binding protein, translating into MAFLELNHVSKSYGTGKEKVEVLDDINLHVEEGEFVAIVGFTGSGKTTLINLINGLHFPDAGEVLLNGKHIAGPGPDRGVVFQNYSLLPWLSVRGNVKLAIDQAYPNASSKEKDEKAETYVDMVHLSHAIDKKPAELSGGMRQRVSVARALAMNPEMLLMDEPLSALDALTRGSLQEEIVNIWSKDKKTCLLITNDVDECIIMADRIIPLKPGPKATLGPEFKVDFPRPRVITEINKDPEYKKLRNEVFEYLIEVGASRSSSSDESYELPDLQPVMPGRIQWRKKTEKEKTKFF; encoded by the coding sequence ATGGCATTTTTAGAACTGAATCATGTGAGCAAGTCCTACGGGACTGGCAAAGAAAAAGTAGAAGTACTGGACGATATCAATCTTCATGTAGAAGAGGGAGAATTTGTAGCCATTGTAGGCTTTACTGGTAGCGGAAAAACCACCCTGATCAACTTGATCAATGGCCTGCACTTCCCTGACGCTGGAGAAGTTCTTCTAAACGGCAAGCACATTGCAGGCCCTGGTCCTGATCGAGGCGTAGTATTCCAAAACTATTCCCTCCTCCCCTGGCTTAGCGTTCGTGGTAATGTAAAGCTGGCAATAGATCAAGCTTATCCCAACGCCTCAAGCAAGGAAAAAGACGAAAAGGCGGAAACGTATGTAGACATGGTGCATCTGAGCCATGCCATAGACAAAAAGCCTGCAGAACTGTCTGGTGGCATGCGCCAACGGGTTTCTGTGGCCAGAGCACTAGCTATGAATCCCGAAATGCTACTCATGGACGAGCCGCTCTCAGCACTCGATGCACTAACGAGAGGCAGTTTGCAGGAAGAAATCGTTAACATCTGGAGCAAAGACAAGAAGACTTGCTTACTGATTACCAACGACGTGGATGAGTGCATCATCATGGCGGATCGCATCATTCCGCTCAAACCTGGACCAAAGGCGACCTTAGGACCAGAATTCAAGGTGGACTTCCCGAGACCACGCGTGATCACTGAGATCAACAAAGATCCTGAATACAAAAAGCTCCGAAACGAAGTGTTCGAATACTTGATTGAAGTAGGTGCTTCACGAAGCTCTTCAAGCGACGAGTCTTATGAACTCCCAGATTTACAACCAGTCATGCCTGGTCGCATACAGTGGAGAAAGAAAACAGAGAAAGAAAAAACTAAATTCTTTTAG
- a CDS encoding ABC transporter ATP-binding protein, with amino-acid sequence MEVLEKKEIIKSSLGVPMLDSRPDRLVCKDLTKIYHTPNGDYTVLSELELHVKQGEFISIIGHSGCGKSTLLSMIAGLNDISAGKVLVDDEVVRGAGPDRAVVFQSPSLFPWLTALQNVLIGVKQVFPHASKSQKLDICKYYLSKVGLGKDMNKRASELSQGMQQRVGIARAFALKPKVLLLDEPFGMLDSLTRGELQDVLLEVWQKEKITALMVTHDVDESIFLADRVIMMTSGPFAKIGDELTIPFERPRDRVHVLEHPDYYEYRSYLMNFLNH; translated from the coding sequence ATGGAAGTATTAGAAAAAAAAGAAATCATCAAATCGAGCTTGGGAGTACCCATGCTTGACTCACGACCAGACCGATTGGTTTGCAAAGACTTAACGAAAATTTACCATACGCCGAATGGTGACTACACTGTACTATCCGAACTAGAACTTCATGTGAAACAAGGCGAATTCATCTCCATCATTGGTCATTCTGGATGTGGAAAATCCACCCTCCTATCAATGATTGCAGGCCTCAATGACATCAGCGCAGGCAAAGTTCTGGTAGATGATGAGGTGGTGAGAGGTGCCGGGCCAGATCGTGCCGTGGTGTTTCAGTCCCCCAGTTTATTTCCTTGGCTCACGGCTTTGCAAAATGTTTTGATTGGAGTGAAACAAGTATTTCCTCATGCCAGCAAGTCGCAAAAACTAGATATCTGTAAATACTATCTAAGCAAAGTTGGCTTGGGTAAGGACATGAACAAACGGGCCAGCGAACTAAGCCAAGGCATGCAGCAGCGTGTAGGCATCGCTAGAGCCTTTGCACTGAAACCTAAAGTACTACTACTAGATGAGCCTTTTGGTATGTTGGACTCATTAACTCGGGGCGAACTACAAGACGTATTGCTCGAAGTGTGGCAGAAAGAAAAAATTACCGCCTTGATGGTGACTCATGACGTAGATGAATCCATCTTCTTGGCCGACCGAGTGATCATGATGACCAGTGGTCCGTTTGCTAAAATCGGAGATGAACTGACTATCCCATTTGAGCGACCGAGAGATCGCGTGCATGTACTTGAGCATCCGGATTATTACGAATACAGAAGCTATTTAATGAATTTTTTAAACCATTGA
- a CDS encoding type IV pili methyl-accepting chemotaxis transducer N-terminal domain-containing protein: MKKLTIQYLMFLGVLTLAIVASQILIQRTISDSRTDSRIINISGRQRMLSQKITKSALKLPLSKSKEEFNRTKSELTDAARLWTDSHQALKYGNERLDVSKMNESVFLARLFTQIQPYFQSITEAVIELDQFNYDQLEADAIPPQMEEAIQAISDHEKDFLKLMNDITFEYDRIASEKVEKLSTSEYYLLAGTLLLILLEAFFIFRPMVKTSKRKDHVISEFNDYVQQSISALGQTHQEKELADNIIAEANEKIDALSTVNNNLRKRIKQTKNEYEKKLSEEIINYTEISELNTTYENKIAMLEKELKRMKKTV; the protein is encoded by the coding sequence ATGAAAAAATTAACGATTCAGTACCTCATGTTTTTAGGTGTTTTGACCCTGGCCATTGTGGCCAGTCAAATTCTCATCCAACGCACCATTTCCGATAGCCGAACGGATTCCCGAATTATCAACATCTCAGGTAGACAGCGGATGCTCAGCCAAAAGATCACAAAGTCTGCGTTAAAACTGCCATTGAGTAAAAGTAAGGAGGAGTTTAACCGGACTAAATCGGAATTGACCGATGCCGCCAGACTATGGACAGACTCTCATCAAGCACTTAAGTATGGAAACGAACGTCTGGATGTAAGCAAAATGAATGAGTCAGTGTTTCTTGCGCGGTTGTTTACCCAGATTCAACCGTATTTTCAGTCTATCACCGAGGCGGTTATTGAGTTGGATCAATTCAACTATGATCAGTTAGAAGCGGATGCTATTCCTCCTCAAATGGAAGAAGCCATTCAGGCGATCTCCGATCATGAGAAGGATTTTCTAAAGCTCATGAATGACATCACCTTTGAGTACGACAGAATAGCCTCCGAAAAGGTAGAAAAGCTATCCACTTCGGAATACTATCTACTAGCTGGCACTTTGCTGCTGATACTGCTTGAAGCATTTTTTATTTTCCGACCAATGGTAAAAACGTCGAAGCGAAAGGACCATGTGATTTCAGAGTTCAATGATTATGTACAGCAAAGCATTTCTGCATTGGGACAAACCCATCAGGAAAAAGAACTGGCGGACAACATCATTGCTGAAGCTAACGAAAAGATTGACGCACTGTCTACGGTAAACAACAACTTGCGCAAGCGAATCAAGCAAACTAAAAATGAATACGAAAAGAAACTCAGCGAAGAGATCATCAACTACACAGAAATCAGCGAACTGAACACTACTTATGAAAACAAAATTGCTATGCTCGAAAAAGAACTAAAGCGCATGAAGAAAACTGTCTGA
- a CDS encoding LysR substrate-binding domain-containing protein: MTLQQFEYIVALDEYRHYVSAAEHCYVSQPNLTMQVKKLEEEIGVRIFDRDKKPLQPTKIGKEIILRARQILRETKQLKEFVTHEKESLEGEFTVGIIPTLAPYLLPQFLPSFIEENPKVHLKIRELQTSQIISQLENGIIDIGILVTPLDESSIREIPVFYEPFLLYLPEKHRFLEEKLMLADDLDPSEVLVLDEGHCFREQALSICRDAKHGSSIGFEYQSGSIEALKSLVQKGVGYTLVPELSVSEGKDGLHVRRFTAPEPVREVSIVVHNSYIKDSVINRLKSSIQQSVPKQLLKKQSIVGFDWK; this comes from the coding sequence ATGACTTTACAGCAATTTGAATATATCGTTGCCCTGGATGAATATAGGCACTATGTGAGTGCTGCGGAGCATTGTTATGTTTCTCAACCTAATTTGACTATGCAAGTCAAAAAACTGGAGGAGGAAATTGGTGTCAGGATTTTTGATAGGGATAAGAAACCACTTCAACCAACTAAAATAGGAAAGGAGATCATTCTCAGAGCAAGACAGATCCTTCGAGAAACTAAACAGCTTAAAGAATTTGTTACCCATGAAAAAGAATCACTCGAAGGTGAATTCACAGTAGGAATTATCCCCACGTTGGCTCCATATTTATTGCCACAATTTTTACCATCGTTTATCGAAGAGAATCCTAAGGTTCACTTGAAGATAAGGGAACTTCAAACCAGTCAGATAATTTCACAGCTCGAAAATGGGATTATCGATATTGGCATATTGGTGACTCCACTTGACGAATCTTCGATAAGGGAGATACCGGTATTTTACGAACCGTTTTTGCTTTATTTACCAGAAAAGCACCGTTTCCTTGAAGAGAAACTTATGCTAGCTGATGATCTGGATCCCAGTGAAGTATTGGTTTTGGATGAAGGGCATTGTTTTAGAGAACAAGCTTTGTCTATATGTCGAGACGCTAAACATGGTTCATCTATTGGATTTGAATATCAAAGTGGTTCCATTGAAGCATTGAAGAGTCTAGTGCAGAAGGGAGTGGGCTATACGCTGGTACCAGAGCTTTCAGTGAGTGAAGGAAAGGATGGACTTCATGTTCGGAGGTTTACGGCTCCAGAACCGGTGAGAGAGGTGAGTATCGTAGTACACAATAGTTATATCAAAGATTCGGTTATCAACCGACTCAAGTCTTCAATTCAACAAAGCGTACCTAAACAATTATTGAAAAAGCAGTCGATTGTGGGTTTTGATTGGAAATGA
- the katG gene encoding catalase/peroxidase HPI has protein sequence MENNSNGAGKCPFHGGQLNQTAGGGTSNLDWWPNMLKLNILRQHANLSDPMGDDFNYAEEFKKLDLSAIKKDLYDLMTDSQDWWPADYGHYGPLFIRMAWHSAGTYRISDGRGGAGTGTQRFAPLNSWPDNGNLDKARLLLWPIKQKYGKQISWADLMILAGNCALESMGFKTFGFAGGREDVWQPEEDIYWGAETEWLGDKRYHGDRDQLENPLGAVQMGLIYVNPEGPNGNPDPLKSALDIRETFGRMAMNDEETVALVAGGHTFGKAHGAADPDKYVGREPAGASIEEQSMGWKNTFGSGHGDDTITSGIEGAWTPSPTEWNNEYFDVLFGYDWELTKSPAGAHQWTPTAASNAKMAPAAGDASKTQALMMTTADMALKMDPTYEPISRRFHENPELFADAFARAWFKLTHRDMGPIARYLGSEVPSEELIWQDPIPSASQPLISNKDVEELKGKILSSGLSVSQLVSTAWASASTFRGSDMRGGANGARIRLAPQKDWKVNNPSQLAGVIEKLTSIQNDFGKAVSLADLIVLGGCAGIEQAAKDAGQNISVPFTPGRADASEEQTDVDSFAALEPKADGFRNYKKDGYAVSAEEMLVDKAQLLTLTAPEMTVLIGGMRVLQTNFDQSQHGVFTKQPGKLTNDFFVNLLDLSTTWKATSDTQEVFEGRNRKTGEVLWTGSRVDLIFGSNTELRALAEVYGCADAQDKFLTDFVAAWDKVMNLDRFDLK, from the coding sequence ATGGAAAACAATAGTAACGGCGCAGGCAAATGTCCCTTTCACGGAGGGCAACTCAATCAAACCGCAGGTGGTGGCACATCCAATCTAGACTGGTGGCCCAACATGTTGAAATTGAATATTCTAAGGCAACATGCTAATCTCTCTGACCCTATGGGAGACGATTTCAATTATGCGGAGGAATTTAAAAAACTAGACCTAAGCGCAATAAAAAAAGACTTATATGATTTAATGACTGATTCTCAAGATTGGTGGCCGGCGGACTACGGGCATTATGGACCGCTGTTCATTCGTATGGCATGGCATAGTGCTGGAACCTATAGAATCTCTGACGGTCGAGGTGGTGCAGGTACTGGCACCCAGCGATTTGCACCTTTGAACAGCTGGCCAGATAATGGCAATTTGGACAAGGCTCGTTTGTTGTTATGGCCAATCAAACAAAAATATGGCAAGCAAATTTCTTGGGCAGATTTGATGATCCTAGCAGGCAATTGCGCTTTGGAGTCTATGGGCTTTAAGACCTTTGGCTTTGCAGGTGGACGTGAAGATGTTTGGCAACCAGAAGAAGACATTTATTGGGGTGCAGAAACTGAATGGTTGGGAGATAAAAGATATCATGGAGATCGTGATCAACTAGAAAATCCTTTGGGCGCCGTTCAAATGGGACTCATTTATGTTAACCCAGAAGGTCCAAACGGAAACCCTGACCCATTGAAATCAGCCCTCGACATACGGGAGACTTTTGGCCGAATGGCTATGAATGACGAAGAAACAGTTGCGTTAGTAGCGGGCGGCCATACCTTTGGCAAAGCCCATGGCGCCGCTGATCCCGATAAGTATGTCGGAAGAGAACCCGCTGGAGCGAGCATCGAAGAGCAAAGCATGGGATGGAAAAACACCTTTGGCAGCGGACATGGTGATGACACCATCACTAGCGGCATAGAAGGTGCCTGGACCCCATCTCCTACCGAGTGGAACAATGAATACTTTGATGTATTGTTCGGCTATGACTGGGAGCTCACCAAAAGTCCCGCTGGCGCACATCAATGGACACCTACAGCAGCATCGAATGCTAAAATGGCTCCTGCCGCTGGAGACGCTTCGAAGACTCAGGCACTGATGATGACTACGGCCGATATGGCGCTTAAAATGGACCCTACTTATGAACCCATTTCCAGGAGATTTCATGAGAACCCGGAGCTGTTTGCAGATGCCTTTGCACGTGCATGGTTTAAATTAACTCATAGAGACATGGGACCTATTGCTCGCTATCTGGGTTCAGAAGTACCATCAGAAGAACTCATCTGGCAAGACCCAATTCCATCAGCATCACAACCATTGATCAGCAACAAAGATGTTGAGGAACTAAAAGGAAAAATTCTTTCATCTGGACTATCTGTTTCACAATTGGTCTCTACTGCATGGGCGTCAGCCTCTACTTTTCGCGGATCAGACATGAGGGGTGGCGCTAATGGTGCTCGTATTCGATTGGCACCGCAAAAAGATTGGAAAGTGAATAACCCTTCTCAGTTAGCTGGTGTAATAGAAAAGTTAACAAGCATCCAAAATGATTTTGGTAAAGCGGTTTCACTTGCGGACCTTATTGTTCTGGGGGGTTGTGCGGGTATTGAACAGGCAGCCAAAGATGCTGGGCAAAATATTTCCGTACCCTTTACTCCAGGAAGAGCAGACGCTTCAGAGGAACAAACTGATGTGGATTCTTTTGCTGCATTAGAACCAAAAGCAGATGGATTCAGAAACTATAAGAAAGACGGATACGCAGTATCGGCGGAGGAGATGTTAGTAGACAAAGCGCAACTTCTTACACTTACAGCACCAGAGATGACAGTATTGATTGGTGGCATGCGTGTTTTGCAAACGAACTTCGATCAATCTCAGCACGGTGTTTTCACTAAACAGCCTGGTAAATTGACCAATGACTTTTTCGTCAATCTGCTAGACTTAAGTACGACGTGGAAAGCCACTTCTGATACACAAGAAGTATTTGAAGGGCGTAACCGAAAGACTGGAGAAGTATTGTGGACAGGTTCTCGAGTAGATCTAATTTTTGGTTCAAATACAGAACTGAGAGCTTTGGCTGAAGTCTATGGATGCGCTGATGCTCAAGACAAATTCTTGACTGATTTCGTTGCCGCTTGGGATAAGGTTATGAATCTGGATCGGTTCGACTTGAAATAG